One region of Paraburkholderia acidiphila genomic DNA includes:
- a CDS encoding carboxymuconolactone decarboxylase family protein yields the protein MTPTPLSRLPEFDAAAASPEQKAVLDEILSGPRGNLNGPFLGWIHSPELAQHAQRLGAFCRYQTGLSLRLSELAILVTAARWQAQAEWYIHYPIALKAGVPEALAEQIRMGAAPQFDEPDDALIYAFTTELYDAKRVSDATYARAVERFGHETTINLVGLLGYYALVAMTLNVFGMRAEGQTTLPFAE from the coding sequence ATGACACCAACGCCGCTTTCACGGCTTCCCGAATTCGACGCTGCCGCGGCGTCGCCCGAGCAGAAGGCCGTGCTGGACGAGATCCTGTCCGGTCCGCGCGGCAACCTCAACGGCCCGTTCCTCGGCTGGATCCACAGCCCGGAACTGGCGCAGCATGCGCAGCGTCTGGGCGCGTTCTGCCGCTACCAGACCGGCCTGTCGCTACGCCTCTCGGAACTGGCGATTCTCGTCACGGCCGCGCGCTGGCAGGCGCAGGCCGAGTGGTACATCCACTATCCCATCGCGCTGAAGGCGGGCGTGCCCGAAGCGCTGGCCGAACAAATTCGCATGGGCGCCGCGCCACAGTTCGACGAGCCCGATGACGCGCTGATCTACGCGTTCACGACCGAGCTGTACGATGCGAAGCGCGTTTCCGACGCGACCTACGCGCGTGCTGTCGAGCGCTTCGGCCACGAAACCACGATTAACCTGGTCGGGCTGCTTGGCTACTATGCGCTCGTGGCGATGACGCTCAATGTGTTCGGCATGCGTGCCGAGGGCCAGACGACATTGCCGTTCGCGGAATAA
- a CDS encoding aspartate aminotransferase family protein yields MTKVFHRMPKQTLPVAVAGEGIEIIDSSGKRYIDASGGAAVSCLGHSNQRVIEAIKRQAQQLPYAHTSFFTTEASEQLADHLIAAAPKGLDHVYFVSGGSEAIEAALKLARQYFVEKGELARRHFIARRQSYHGNTLGALAIGGNAWRREPFLPILIESHHVSPCYAYRERREGETDEAYAQRLADELEQKILELGPETVAAFVAETVVGATAGAVPPVREYFRKIRAVCDRYGVLLILDEIMSGMGRTGYLFACEEDGVAPDLLTIAKGLGAGYQPIGATLVSQRIYETIVGGSGYFQHGHTYLGHATACAAALEVQRVIAEEKLLDNVLARGEQLRAGLRERFADHPYVGDVRGRGLFVGVELVKDRATKASFDPALKLHAAIKRDAFARGLMVYPMGGTVDGRNGDHVLLAPPFICTAQNIDAIIERLAAAVDGALDATGAVRPA; encoded by the coding sequence ATGACCAAGGTGTTTCATCGAATGCCGAAGCAAACCTTACCCGTCGCGGTGGCGGGCGAGGGCATCGAAATCATCGATTCCAGCGGCAAGCGCTATATCGACGCGAGCGGCGGCGCCGCCGTTTCGTGCCTCGGCCACAGCAACCAGCGCGTGATCGAGGCGATCAAGCGGCAAGCGCAGCAACTGCCGTACGCGCACACCTCGTTCTTCACGACCGAGGCCTCGGAACAGCTGGCCGATCACCTCATCGCCGCCGCGCCCAAGGGGCTCGACCATGTGTACTTCGTGTCGGGCGGTTCGGAGGCGATCGAGGCCGCGCTCAAGCTCGCGCGCCAGTACTTCGTGGAGAAGGGGGAGCTGGCGCGCCGCCACTTCATCGCGCGCCGCCAGAGTTATCACGGCAACACGCTCGGCGCGCTCGCGATAGGCGGCAATGCGTGGCGCCGCGAGCCGTTCCTGCCAATCCTGATCGAATCGCATCACGTGAGCCCGTGCTACGCGTACCGCGAACGCCGCGAGGGCGAAACCGACGAGGCCTACGCGCAGCGCCTCGCCGACGAACTCGAACAGAAGATTCTCGAACTCGGCCCGGAAACGGTCGCGGCTTTCGTCGCCGAGACCGTGGTGGGCGCAACGGCCGGCGCAGTGCCGCCCGTGCGCGAGTACTTCCGCAAGATCCGAGCGGTGTGCGACCGCTACGGCGTGCTGCTGATCCTCGACGAGATCATGTCGGGCATGGGGCGCACGGGCTATCTGTTCGCCTGCGAAGAAGACGGCGTCGCACCGGACTTGCTGACGATCGCAAAGGGACTGGGCGCGGGCTACCAGCCGATCGGCGCGACGCTCGTGAGCCAGCGGATCTACGAGACGATCGTGGGCGGCAGCGGCTATTTCCAGCACGGCCACACCTATCTTGGCCACGCCACGGCATGCGCGGCGGCGCTCGAAGTGCAGCGCGTGATCGCCGAAGAGAAACTGCTCGATAACGTGCTCGCGCGCGGCGAGCAACTGCGCGCGGGTCTGCGCGAGCGTTTTGCGGACCATCCTTATGTGGGCGACGTGCGCGGGCGCGGCCTGTTCGTGGGCGTCGAACTCGTGAAGGACCGCGCCACGAAAGCGAGCTTCGACCCGGCGCTCAAGCTGCATGCGGCGATCAAGCGCGATGCGTTCGCGCGCGGCCTGATGGTGTACCCGATGGGCGGCACCGTGGACGGTCGCAATGGCGATCATGTGCTGCTCGCGCCGCCATTCATTTGCACCGCGCAGAACATCGACGCCATCATCGAACGGCTTGCCGCTGCGGTTGACGGTGCGCTCGACGCGACGGGTGCGGTGCGCCCGGCGTAA
- a CDS encoding C45 family autoproteolytic acyltransferase/hydolase, whose amino-acid sequence MQELNILRGPAVRVSGSPEAIGRQLGAHVKPIFAGYMAQSSAWQAVSRWRGSAFAQQLRAAAAQHFPAYVAEIDSMAQALDWSAEDLFLWNCRGELIHNAPDGCTTLAARTPRAGLIAHNEDGDPWLHGRCRVVEVEPEGKPGFVSFYYPGSLPGHTFAATRAGLAQAINNVRIREPRVGVPRMILARAVLDCATLADALALLRDTPRASGFHHTIGGTDEAGEVRVYSVEATVQRASVYEVRTPSGHANHLIHAGCEQEPQIVTESSRARQVRLAELLPALGAQPNGAAFVQVLQDRAGAGLPIFRDDPHDPDDENTLATACMRVEPRGVAFDVWQGGERVLDRFIDSNAPHADGASR is encoded by the coding sequence ATGCAGGAACTGAATATTCTCCGGGGGCCGGCCGTCCGGGTGTCCGGCTCGCCCGAGGCGATCGGGCGGCAACTCGGCGCACACGTGAAGCCGATCTTTGCCGGCTATATGGCGCAAAGCAGCGCCTGGCAGGCGGTCAGCCGATGGCGCGGCAGTGCGTTCGCGCAGCAGTTGCGCGCCGCGGCCGCTCAGCATTTCCCGGCCTATGTCGCGGAGATCGACTCCATGGCGCAGGCGCTGGACTGGTCCGCAGAGGACCTGTTCCTCTGGAATTGCCGCGGCGAGTTGATCCACAACGCGCCGGACGGCTGCACGACGCTTGCCGCGCGCACGCCTCGCGCAGGCCTCATTGCCCACAACGAAGATGGCGACCCCTGGCTGCATGGCCGCTGCCGTGTGGTCGAGGTCGAACCCGAAGGAAAGCCCGGTTTCGTGAGCTTTTACTATCCGGGTTCGCTACCGGGGCACACCTTCGCGGCCACGCGCGCGGGACTTGCGCAAGCGATCAACAACGTGCGCATCCGCGAGCCGCGCGTCGGCGTGCCGCGCATGATTCTCGCGCGCGCCGTGCTCGACTGCGCGACGCTGGCCGACGCCCTCGCTTTGCTGCGCGACACGCCGCGAGCGAGCGGCTTCCACCACACGATCGGCGGGACCGACGAGGCGGGCGAGGTGCGTGTGTATAGCGTCGAAGCGACCGTGCAGCGCGCTTCGGTGTACGAAGTGAGGACGCCTTCGGGCCACGCGAATCACCTCATTCACGCGGGCTGCGAACAAGAGCCGCAGATCGTCACCGAATCGTCGCGCGCTCGTCAGGTGCGCCTCGCCGAACTGCTGCCCGCGCTTGGCGCGCAGCCCAACGGCGCGGCCTTCGTGCAGGTGCTGCAGGATCGCGCAGGCGCTGGCCTGCCGATTTTCCGCGACGACCCGCACGACCCGGACGACGAAAACACGCTCGCCACTGCCTGCATGCGCGTCGAACCGCGTGGCGTGGCGTTCGACGTCTGGCAGGGCGGCGAGCGCGTGCTCGACCGCTTTATCGATTCGAACGCGCCCCATGCGGACGGCGCGAGCCGTTAA